The window CGGCTGTATTTACAGATACCGATGGCACCACATATATGTATTTCGGAGGTATTTGGGGCGGGCAGTTACAACGCTGGGTTAACGGAAAATATGCCAATGAATCAAAAACTGACGGGAAGGACGAAGACGCACCAGCCATTTCGTGCAAGGTGGTTAAACTAAAGCACAACATGAAAGAGTTTGACGGGACAGTAAAAGATGTGGTAATACTGGACAGCCTGGGCAAACCATTGTTAACGAAAGACCATAACCGCCGTTTCTTCGAAGGGTCTTGGATGCATAAGTTCAATAACAAATACTACTTCACTTATTCAACCGGCGATACACATTTGCTGTGCTATGCAATAGGCGATAGTCCTATGGGGCCATTTACCTACAAAGGTGTATTTATGAAACCTGTGCAGGGGTGGACCACTCATCATTCCATTATTGAGGTAAAAGGCAAATGGCATATTTTTTATCACGATACCGAGTTATCAGGTAAAACCCATTTACGCAATATTAAGGTTACGGAACTGGTTCATAATGCCGATGGCAGTATTAAACTGATAGATCCATTTGTAAAATAACCGGCTGAGTTTTTATAACCGGATGTTTGTGATGAAAAAAGATGTATCTGCTTAAAATGAACGAAATAATGTGGTTTGTGAAGGAAATTGAACATTCCTGACATCTTTTTGATGAAAATTCGCATCGCTAATTCATCAAACAACAGAACTTTACCTTGCTAAGTAATTAAAAAACCAATTTAATAAAACTGGCTAACAACCAATTATAATTCATCCAACATTTATTGCCCTACTAATTGATCAATAAGGCAGCAATTTGTTTAGTTATGCAATCGATTGCTTTTTGAAGTAGCATCATATAAATAGTGTAACTACAGGTAAACGCGATCATTAATACGATATAAGATAAACCATAAATAAATACCAATTATAAACTGAGAAACATATGATAAAAATTCAAACCTAAAAGATCATTATTTATAATACTGATGTAAAAAGCCCTTCCGAGTAAGACTTGCCGGGGAAATCAAACTATTATTATTTAATTGAACATTAATATGCAAAAACTTCAACTTATTAATTTATGGAAATTTTTCCTGGTCACTGTATCAGTGAATTTAATTTCCCTAACCCTTTTTGCCCAAACCGTTACCCTGCATGGTAAAGTGGTAGATGAAAAGGGCGAACCCCTTATAGGCGCCACTGTAAAAATAGCAGGTACAACAACCGCTGCTACAGCTAATATCAGGGGCGAATTTGCGCTTACCGTACCGGCAAGCACCAGTAAAGTAACCGTTTCTTTTATTGGCTACACCGATTTTGTAAAAACACTAACCAAAGGCGTAACCAACTTGGGAACCATAACGCTTGTTAGCAGCACCAGCAACCTGAACGAGGTAGTGGTAGTTGGCTACGGTACATTAAAACGCGAAGATGTAACCGGAACAGTAGCTACAGTTGATGCGAAGGTTTTAAAAGAGATCCCCGCATCAAATGTGTTCGATCAGTTAAAAGGCCGTGTGGCTGGCCTTGATGTTGTTACCGGTACCAATGGGCCTGTTATTACAATAAGGGGCAACCGCAGCATAGGCGCGGCCCCGGGGGTAGATGGCCCGCTGATTGTTTTGGATGGGCAGCCATTTTATAATTCAATTGAAAATATCGACCCTAACAATATTAAAAGTGTCGATGTGTTAAAAGGCGCTTCGGCAACGGCTATATACGGTTCGCGTGCATCGGGCGGTGTAATATTAATAACCACCAACCGTGGCCGTGTAGGGCAAACCATCACATCGTACGATAGTTACTACGCCGTTAATAAAATAGAAGGCGACTTAAAAATGCTTAATGGTACACAGTTTGCCCAGTTAATAACCGATGCTACACAGGGAGCGCTGCTGCAAAACAATCAGACGGTTAATAATTATTTCTTGACTACGATTGAAAAGCAGGCACTTGCCGAAGGTGTTAGCAGCGATTACCCGGCTTTATTATTGCAAAACGCTTTCACCTGGGATCAAAACCTAAGGGTTACCGGTGGCACCGAGCGCACACAATTTAACGTAGGTGCAGGCTTCCGTACCAACAACACGGTTGAGCGCAATAATAATTATACCAGGCGCATGGCCTTAAACGTAGCCCTGGATCATAAAATAAATAATTATATAAAGTTTGGGCTGAGTACACAAACCACATTACGATTGATCAATTCGGGCGGTGCAGGGCAGTTGCAGCAAGCGCGCTATATTAGCCCTTTAACTTATCCTTATGCCCCGGATGGTTCTATAAACCCAACGCCCCAGTCAGATCAGATCGACGGTACTTTTGTAAACCCATTGTTGCCAGGCAGTAAGCCAGACCAGTATTATAATTACACCCGCGGGTTTGTAAGCAATAATATTTTATACGGCGAGATAACCCCGGTTAACCACTTAAAATACCGTTATACAGTGAATTATAATTACTCGCAATCATTACAGGGAACTTACAACGGTATAAACGGCGCCGATCTTACCACTATAGCAAAAACCAACGCAAGTACTACAAATAATTACTCTTATCGCCTTAACCAGGAGCATTTGTTAACATATGATAACGTTTTTGCACGGAAGCACAGCGTAAACTTTGTGGCTGGTTTTACTAATGAACTGGCGCATACTGAAAATTCAAATATCAGTGCTACCGGTATCCCCGAGGATGCCAATAAGAATTCTAACCTTGGCCTGGCGCAAACTGTCAGCAATGTGGGCGGATCATTTAGCGAGCAGGGACTGGTATCGTACGTAGGCCGTTTAAATTACGCGTTCGATCATAAATATGACCTTACAGCTACTATTCGGTCAGATGCTAATTCAGCACTTGCAGAAGGGCACCAGCGTACCACTTACCCTTCGGTAGGTTTAGGTTGGGTGATCAGCAATGAACGCTTTATGAAAAAGTACGATTTTATTGATAACCTGAAACTGCGCGGTGGCTATGGCGAAACATCAACCATAACTACTATTTCTCCTTATACTACTTTAGGGCAGTTAAATGCGGTTAAATATCAGTTTGGCAGTGTATCTGCCGGCGATGCGCAGGGGGTATTGGTAAGTACGCTGGTTAACCCAACGTTAACCTGGCAACGGTCGGCAGAATATAACCTGGCCTTAGATTTTGCAGTGTTCAGAAGCAGGCTTACCGGTTCGGTAGAAGTTTATAAAACCCGTACTACAGGGTTAATATTACCGAACATTTTACCGGTAACTACTGGCGCACGTTCTCAAATTACTAACCTGGGAACCTCTGAAGACCGGGGTTTGGAAATTAGTTTAAGCAGCATTAACCTGCAAAATGCGAGAGGTATTAACTGGTCAACCGATTTTAATATCGCATTTAGCCGGGAAAAAGTAGTTTATCTGCCAAATGGCGGGCTCAGTAATATAAACTCAGGCGAATTTGTAGGCCAGCCACTTAACGTGATATACGATGTAAAAAAATTAGGTATCTGGCAAACATCTGAAGCCACGCAAGCGGCTGTATACGGCCAAAAACCAGGTTCTATAAAAGTAGAGGATTTTAACAATGACGGAAAGATCAACTCGGATGACGATCAGATCATCGGTCATTTTAACCCAAATTACAGCTTTGGCTTATCAAACCGCGTAAGCTATAAGAATTTCGACCTAAGCCTTGTGATACAGGGACGTATGGGCTTTACCACTGTAGTTCCTTATGTGTCATCATCTAATTCATCTACCAATGGCTGGCAGTACCTTAATCAGGGCCGCCATAACCAGCCGGTGTTAGATTACTGGACACCTACTAATCCCACCAATGCTTTTCCTGAGCCAAACTCATATGCACCAGTGCCCTATTATTCCACTTTGCAGTATTATGATGGCTCGTTTATCAGGGCTAAAAGCATTAACCTTGGGTACAATTTGCCCGGAAACCTGTTGAAAAAGATAGGGATGAGTTCGCTGAGGATATATGCCAATGTAACAAACCCCTTCTTTATTTATGCACCTATCCGCAAGCAAAGTTTCTCGGTACCCGATGCGGAATCAGGGTATAATTATAACACAAACGGAGGTGCTTCTACTAATCCTGCCGATCCTTCAGCAAGCGGTAATATTGGAGGGACAAATTCCGGCACAGGCGGTACTAACTTCCGTGGGGTTGGCATAAATGCAAGCGAACAAACACGGGATTTCATTATTGGGATTAATGCAAGATTTTAATTATAACAGTGTGAGCTATGAAAATATTAAATAAAAACAGTTTTACTATTGCTGCGGCAATAATATTAACATCAGTTACAGGCTGTAAAAAGCTACTGGTTGAACAGCCGCGGTCTGGTCTTTACCCCGATTATTTTTCAACCGCGGGTGGTGTTCAGGCCGCTGTAACCGGCGTCTATCAGGATTTAAGGGGTGCTTTCTCTGGCGAAGGCCTTGTGTATTTTTATGATGGTACCGATGAAAACATACCCGGCGGCAGCGCGGGTACCAATCCGCCATTATACAATTCCTTTAAAGGGATCACAGCTTCAAACGGGCCGGATATAACAGGGTTATATATAGATATTAACACCCTTAACGGCGTTTTTCAAAACTCGGCGTTAATTACTGACCCTACAGCGCGGACCCAATTTGTTGCACAGGCTAAGTTTTTACGCGGGTTCATTTACTTTTGGCTGGTGCAAACATATGGTGGTGTTACTGCTACTCAAAAAAGCGGCATCCCCCTGCATCTTACCTTTAATACACAGGCAGCATCTGCCGATGCACCTGCAAAATTGAGCGACATTTATAATGCTATTATACAGGATTTTACAGATGCCGCAACAGGCTTGCCTAATACTATTACCAGTTCAAACCCATTTTCGGCAGCGGGTATTGGTAAAAGCGCTACTGCTGCAACAGCTAAAGCGTTTTTAGCTAAAGCCTATCTTACCCGTGGCTATACCGAAGCAAAACAAAGTACCGATTTTCAGCAAGCGGCAGATATAACCGCCCAGCTGATAACTAATAAAGCAACCTACGGACTTGACCTATGGCAGGACTATTGGGATGAACATAAACCCGCAAATGATTATGGCAAAGAAAATTTATTTGCTATTGATTATGGTATTTCAGACCCCTTGTATTCAAACTATACCCAACAGGGTTCCGGTGGTTACGGTATTAACCAGTTATATGTATTGGCCCGTTTTAACTACGTAGGGCCGGGGGTAGATAATGTCCCGGGTGTTGATGCGGTGCCGCAAAAAATGGGCGGTAGTGCAGGCATGGTGCGCGATGTTTATAATGGCCGCCCTTATGTGCGCTTAGCCCCAAATAAACCTTATACAATGGATGTGGCCTTTGCCGACCAGATACATGACACCCGGTACGACGCTACCTTCCAAACTTATTGGATATGTACAAATCCAAACGTAAGCGCAGGGCTTAAAAGTGACAGGGTTACCTCAAAAGGTAAGCTGATACCTACTACATCATCTATTCCTCCGGCTGGTTCGCCACTTAGTGCTGCCCCGGGGCAAGCCGCATATATAACACCAATGGATGGCGATACTGCTATCCTGATGCCAAGTGCTGATGTTTCTATGGCCCGCCGGGACGCTTTTAAAGGTTTAATAGTTACTCCAAAGCAGTTTAACAGCGTTATTTTCCCAACCGTTAAAAAGTTTGATGACCCAAAGCGTACAGGTATCCTTGATTTCTCCAGTCGACCAATTATATTGATGCGCTTTTCAGAAGTTTACCTGATGAATGCTGAGGCTAACTATATGCTGGGTAATATACCTAATGCTGCAACCTCATTAAATGTTATACGTCAAAGGGCTGCTTACCGTACTACGGATGATGCCAACCTTACAGCAAAAAATCAGTTTTATGTTACTTCGGCTACTATGGGTGCCGCTAATACTGCTAATGCTGCTGCTATGGCTTTAACCCCGGCACAATTGGCGCAATTGGCTATACCTAACAATACCACTACACCGGGAACTTTGTGCGGTATGGACTTAATATTAGACGAATATTCCCGTGAATTTTATGGCGACCCGCGCCGCTGGTACGACCTGGTAAGGACCCAACAGTTGGTAAGGCGTAATAAAATGTATAATGCTGTTGGTGGCCCGAATGTGCAGGATTATCACGCACGCTGGCCAATCCCTCAGGGATTAATAAATGCAGTGCTAACAGGCCCGGCATATCCACAAAACAACGGTTATTAATTATTAGCCATCACTAAGCTGCCCGGAAACCCCGGGCAGCTTTTTAATTCAACTTACTAATTATTGTACTTAACTAACAATAATTAAGCGTTTTTATCTCGTTTTCATCAAAATTAAAAATTGACCAATATGAATCGAAAGTTGTTCGGTTTGCCGGTTGTATTCCTGCTGCTTGTACTTTTTAAATCGCCGGTTTTTGCAAATATCAGGCTGCCGCAATTAGTAAGCGACCATATGGTATTACAACGCGGTATCAAATTAAAAATATGGGGATGGGCAACGCCGGGCGAAAAGGTAAATATTGCATTTAATGGTACAAAAATGCATACGGTAACCGGCCCCGATGGCAAATGGCTGATCAATTTACCCGCAATGAAAGCAGGGGGCCCGTATGCTATGTATATTAAAGGGAATAATGAAATTAAATTAAGCGATATTCTAATTGGTGATGTTTGGTTTTGCTCGGGCCAATCAAATATGGTATTGGCAATGGAGCGCTTAAAAGAAAAATACCCGGAAGAAGTAACCCATGATAACTTCCCCGAGATCAGGAACTTCTTTGTACCAACCAAGTCAGACGTTACCAAAGAATATGATGACCTGCCTCCCGGTAAATGGACTGCCGCTACAGGACAAGGTATACTGGAATTTGGCGGTGTTACGTATTTTTTTGCCAAACAACTCTATCAAAAATATCGTGTACCCATTGGTATCATTAACTCAAGCGTAGGCGGGGTGCCTATAGAAGCTTGGATGAGCGCGGATGGGTTTAAGGACTTTCCGGCTGATCTGGCTTTGATCAAAAATTTCAGGGACACGGCTTATATGAATAATCTGAACAGGCAAGTTGAAAAGGCCCGTGGTAATTTTCAGCGGCCCGTGGTTGAACCGGATAAAGGCACAAGCGGCCCGGTAAAATGGACCGACCCTGCTTATGTGCCGCAAAACTGGCACCCGTTCTGGTTGCCCGGTTATTGGGCAGATCAGGGGGTACGGGGGTTAAATGGCATACTTTATTTCCGTAAGGAAATAGAAGTGCCTGCAAGCATGACAGGTGTGCCTGCCAAGCTATTTCTTGGCAGGATAATAGACGCTGATTCTACTTTCGTAAACGGGCGGTTTGTAGGAAATATTACCTATCAATACCCGCCGCGGCGGTATGATGTCCCTGCCGGGCTTTTAGAACCGGGTAAAAACGTCATTATTGTAAAAGTTATCAATACGGCAGGTAAGGGTGGGTTTGTACCGGAGAAGAATTATTCCTTAAACGCCAACGGACAGCGGCTGGACCTGCGCGGCGAATGGACCTACCAGGTAGGCCAGGTGCAACCCCGACTTAGCTTTGACGGATTCAGAAACAATAATGGCCCGAGGCCGATAATTGCCCAAAATGCACCAACAGGTTTATATAATACCATGGCTGCACCGGCAATTAATTTTGCTATAAAAGGGTTCATATGGTACCAGGGCGAAGCGAACACCAGTAAGCCCAAAGAATATGCCAAACTATTACCTGCGTTAATTGCCGACTGGCGAAACAAATGGGGCGAGGGCAATATCCCCTTCCTGTATGCGCAGTTGCCAAATTTTATGGAAGCCGATTATTCTCCTGAAGAAAGCGATTGGGCGCAATTAAGACAAAGGCAGTTAGAGGGCTTGGCTGTACCTAATACAGGTATGGCGGTAACTATTGATGCTGGCGAATGGAACGACATACACCCGGTGGATAAAAAGGATGTAGGTGAACGTTTAGCCCTTTGGGCGCAACATTTGGCCTATGGCACTAAGGAAATGGTTTACTCGGGCCCAATTTACCAGTCTTCAAAAGTTGAGGGCAATAAAATGGTACTGACTTTCAGTAATACCGGAAGCGGCTTGGTAGTTAAAGGCGGCGGGGACCTTTATTATTTTGCAATAGCAGGGGCCGATAAAAAGTACGTGTGGGCAAAAGCAAGGATAGAAGGTAATAAGGTAATTGTATGGAATGATACTATCGCAAACCCTGTCTCGGTCCGTTACGCCTGGGCTGATAATCCCCAAGGGGCGAATTTATATAATAAAGAAGGGTTGCCGGCCTCACCTTTCGAAACTGATGATAACTGATCAATTAAACTATCTAAACCACAGGTATATTGATCAAATAGCCAAAAGTGATAACCGCATAAATTGAACAAATTTTACTTACATTTAAACATTTGTAGTATAACATATCGTTAACCAAAAAATATATTTGTCATATTAACCAATTAAAAACAAGAGCATTTGTGGCAGTAGATAGCATTATCTTTCCGTTTAAATGTTTTGTTTGAACCGATGCAACCGTTGGCAATAGTCACGTTTAAACTCAGAAGATGTTAAAAAGATTTGTATGTGGTAGGCACTGGTCAGTTGTGACATTGTTACTGCTTGTTTTGCAGCAATCCTTCGGCCAAAAGAGTCTTAATTTTACAAAACTTACCACCAAAAACGGGCTCTCCTCTAATACCGTCAATGTTATTTTGCAGGATAGTAACGGGCTGATGTGGTTTGGGACGGGAGATGGCTTAAATAAATTCGACGGGACTAATTTCACGGTTTATAATCACGATATACGCGATAGTGCCAGTATTCCCGGTAACGAAGTGAATGCATTGTTAGAGGACAGATCAGGAAAAATATGGATAGGGACAAATGCAGGAGGGGTAGTTTATTATGATCCAAAGCAGGACTCCTTCGTCGCTTTTAAAGCTGGTGGCACGTGGCCGGATTATAAAACAACACCGGTAACATCTTTATATGAAGATCATTTGGGTAATATATGGATGGGGAGCTACAGTAACCTAAAGATACTTAACCCACATACAGGTAAACTAACGCAGGTGGACATGCAGCAGTTAAATCCGCGCCGGTTGAACCTGTTTTTGGTTTTATCCCTGTTCGAAGATAAGCAGCACCGGATGTGGATAGGTACCAATGATGGCCTGGTACTGTACAATGCTGAACGCACTACATTTAAGCGGTTTATCCATCAGGATACCGACCCTAACAGCATTAGCAGCAACTCCATTAAATCTATAGCGCAGGATAACGAGGGCCGTTTATTTTTCGGGACAACAAATGGTTTAAACATGCTTCAGCCCGATGGGAAAAGCTTTCGGGTTTTTCATCATTCAGATAAAGAAGTAACCTCAATTACCAGTGACCTTATCTATTCTGTAGTACCCGTACCCGGCGGAAAAATTTGGGTTGGTACTGAAGAAGGACTGAATATTTTAGATTGTAAAACATTTACTTTTAACAGCATTCAGCCCAATCGCCGGAATGTTTTTGGGCTTAGCAATAAATCTGTAAGAAGTATCTGCATTGCCCGGAAGGGGATCACCTGGATCGGGACTTATCAAGGCGGGGTTAATAAATATGACCCAAACCTGGCCCTTTTTAACCTGAAACATGGCGCCCCGTTTGATCCCCTGGGACTTTCCTCACCAATTGTTACCTCGTTTGCAGATTACAAAGGTCAGGGGGCATTTGTTGGTACCGATGGCGGTGGCCTGCATTTTTTTAACCGCAGTACAGGTCTTTTTAAACATTTCGATATCAACAGCCGCATTCATCGTGCCGGTACGCCTTTATCTATCCTTGCGCTGGAACTGGGTTTGGATAATAAATTATGGATAGGGACCTTCCAAAACGGGCTTTTTCTTTACGATCCTCAAACTAATCATTACAAGCAGTACCTGTCTGGCCCGGCGCCCTATAATATTAACATGAACGATATCTTCTGCGTGAAGCAGGACAGTAAGGGGCTGGTGTGGATCGGGACAAACGGCGAGGGGGTCGATATTTTCAATCCCAAAGACCAGACATTTACCAGATACAACAACCATCCGCGAAATAAGGGCGAATTTGCCATGCCTATTAACGGTTATTTACGTGCAATTGCAGAAGACAAAAACGGGGATATGTGGCTGGGCTCGTATGGTACAGGGCTCGCTGTTTTTCATCGCGCCGACCGCAGTTTTACACATTATGATAAAGCCAACAGCAAACTTTCTGATAATGTGATACTAAGTATATTACATGACAGGGCAGGTAATACCTGGGTTGGCACCAATGGCGGCGGTCTGAATTTTTTTGATAAAAACACCCGCCAGTTCACCCAAATTGATGAAACGAATGGCTTGCTGAACGATATTGTTTACAAGATATTAGAGGATAACGATGGCCTGATATGGGTAAGTACGGATAGAGGAATAAGTAGTATCGACCCTAAAACTCGTAAAGTAAGAAGTTTCACCAAACATAATGGCGTGCAGGACAGTCCTTTTATCGTAGGCTCAGGGATGAAAGCATCGACAGGTGAACTATATTTTGGGGGGCAGGATGGGTTTAATTATTTTTTACCGGCCATTTTGCCTGTAAATAACGATATGCCATCTGTACTATTAACAGACCTGAAAATAGCTAACCGCACAGTACTGCCGGGTGAAACTTCGCCTATTCACGAGCAGATAGGTTTTGCCAAAGATGTGCGGCTTGCTTATGGTCAAAACTTTTCAATCAGCTATGTGGCACTTAATTATACTGCTCCGCAGCAAAACCGGTATTCGTATAAACTATCGGGGTTCGATCCCGACTGGAATTTTGTAGGCACCGTAAAGACAGCTTATTATACCAACCTCGACCCTGGCGATTACACTTTCCAGGTACGGACAAATAACGCTGAAGGAAAATGGAGCGCGCAGCCGACTACTATACATATCCATGTACTTCCGCCTATCTGGCGTACTAAATTTGCATATTTTCTCTATCTCGTTTCATTTTTGGGATTATTATGGTATATCCGGCATCGGGGTATCCGGAAAATAAAACTCAGGCTTGCGCTGGAGCAGGAAAAGATTAATGCCAGGCGGCAAGTTGAACAGGAGCGCCGTGAAGCTGAGCGGATACACGAACTTGATGGCTTGAAAATAAAGTTCCTTACCAATTTAAGCCATGAATTCAGGACACCGATCTCGTTACTTTTGGCCCCTGCTGATAAACTGTTATCCCTTCAGAATGATCCGGCCATAGCTAACCAGGTAAAGATGATCCGACGGAATGCCCGCAGACTG of the Mucilaginibacter boryungensis genome contains:
- a CDS encoding glycoside hydrolase family 43 protein, which codes for MRKFNPHYVLLAGLAIALSGLVSCASPAKKTVGADTAKKVKFLTEPLIKSIYTADPSAHVFNNKIYIYPSHDIDAGIAENDNGDHFAMRDYHILSIDSIGGKVTDHGVGLDIKDIPWAGRQLWAPDAAYKNGTYYLYFPVKDKKDIFHIGVATSKDPAGPFKAEPQPIAGSYSIDPAVFTDTDGTTYMYFGGIWGGQLQRWVNGKYANESKTDGKDEDAPAISCKVVKLKHNMKEFDGTVKDVVILDSLGKPLLTKDHNRRFFEGSWMHKFNNKYYFTYSTGDTHLLCYAIGDSPMGPFTYKGVFMKPVQGWTTHHSIIEVKGKWHIFYHDTELSGKTHLRNIKVTELVHNADGSIKLIDPFVK
- a CDS encoding SusC/RagA family TonB-linked outer membrane protein; translated protein: MQKLQLINLWKFFLVTVSVNLISLTLFAQTVTLHGKVVDEKGEPLIGATVKIAGTTTAATANIRGEFALTVPASTSKVTVSFIGYTDFVKTLTKGVTNLGTITLVSSTSNLNEVVVVGYGTLKREDVTGTVATVDAKVLKEIPASNVFDQLKGRVAGLDVVTGTNGPVITIRGNRSIGAAPGVDGPLIVLDGQPFYNSIENIDPNNIKSVDVLKGASATAIYGSRASGGVILITTNRGRVGQTITSYDSYYAVNKIEGDLKMLNGTQFAQLITDATQGALLQNNQTVNNYFLTTIEKQALAEGVSSDYPALLLQNAFTWDQNLRVTGGTERTQFNVGAGFRTNNTVERNNNYTRRMALNVALDHKINNYIKFGLSTQTTLRLINSGGAGQLQQARYISPLTYPYAPDGSINPTPQSDQIDGTFVNPLLPGSKPDQYYNYTRGFVSNNILYGEITPVNHLKYRYTVNYNYSQSLQGTYNGINGADLTTIAKTNASTTNNYSYRLNQEHLLTYDNVFARKHSVNFVAGFTNELAHTENSNISATGIPEDANKNSNLGLAQTVSNVGGSFSEQGLVSYVGRLNYAFDHKYDLTATIRSDANSALAEGHQRTTYPSVGLGWVISNERFMKKYDFIDNLKLRGGYGETSTITTISPYTTLGQLNAVKYQFGSVSAGDAQGVLVSTLVNPTLTWQRSAEYNLALDFAVFRSRLTGSVEVYKTRTTGLILPNILPVTTGARSQITNLGTSEDRGLEISLSSINLQNARGINWSTDFNIAFSREKVVYLPNGGLSNINSGEFVGQPLNVIYDVKKLGIWQTSEATQAAVYGQKPGSIKVEDFNNDGKINSDDDQIIGHFNPNYSFGLSNRVSYKNFDLSLVIQGRMGFTTVVPYVSSSNSSTNGWQYLNQGRHNQPVLDYWTPTNPTNAFPEPNSYAPVPYYSTLQYYDGSFIRAKSINLGYNLPGNLLKKIGMSSLRIYANVTNPFFIYAPIRKQSFSVPDAESGYNYNTNGGASTNPADPSASGNIGGTNSGTGGTNFRGVGINASEQTRDFIIGINARF
- a CDS encoding hybrid sensor histidine kinase/response regulator transcription factor; protein product: MLKRFVCGRHWSVVTLLLLVLQQSFGQKSLNFTKLTTKNGLSSNTVNVILQDSNGLMWFGTGDGLNKFDGTNFTVYNHDIRDSASIPGNEVNALLEDRSGKIWIGTNAGGVVYYDPKQDSFVAFKAGGTWPDYKTTPVTSLYEDHLGNIWMGSYSNLKILNPHTGKLTQVDMQQLNPRRLNLFLVLSLFEDKQHRMWIGTNDGLVLYNAERTTFKRFIHQDTDPNSISSNSIKSIAQDNEGRLFFGTTNGLNMLQPDGKSFRVFHHSDKEVTSITSDLIYSVVPVPGGKIWVGTEEGLNILDCKTFTFNSIQPNRRNVFGLSNKSVRSICIARKGITWIGTYQGGVNKYDPNLALFNLKHGAPFDPLGLSSPIVTSFADYKGQGAFVGTDGGGLHFFNRSTGLFKHFDINSRIHRAGTPLSILALELGLDNKLWIGTFQNGLFLYDPQTNHYKQYLSGPAPYNINMNDIFCVKQDSKGLVWIGTNGEGVDIFNPKDQTFTRYNNHPRNKGEFAMPINGYLRAIAEDKNGDMWLGSYGTGLAVFHRADRSFTHYDKANSKLSDNVILSILHDRAGNTWVGTNGGGLNFFDKNTRQFTQIDETNGLLNDIVYKILEDNDGLIWVSTDRGISSIDPKTRKVRSFTKHNGVQDSPFIVGSGMKASTGELYFGGQDGFNYFLPAILPVNNDMPSVLLTDLKIANRTVLPGETSPIHEQIGFAKDVRLAYGQNFSISYVALNYTAPQQNRYSYKLSGFDPDWNFVGTVKTAYYTNLDPGDYTFQVRTNNAEGKWSAQPTTIHIHVLPPIWRTKFAYFLYLVSFLGLLWYIRHRGIRKIKLRLALEQEKINARRQVEQERREAERIHELDGLKIKFLTNLSHEFRTPISLLLAPADKLLSLQNDPAIANQVKMIRRNARRLLNLVNQLLDFRKMEEQELKLNLSEGDIISFVQEAAESFQDLSERKKIALIVESDVPCLASVFDHDKIERIIFNLLSNAFKFTSEGGAIRLKMSVEQNEVPDMVTFCLAISDTGIGIEPELKDQIFERFFQDSSTALVLNQGSGIGLSITKEFVQLHGGEIKVESERGTGSTFYLKLPLVVNQADFTGSSQEFEQTHQNPLAKAIPNGQEQTMLKNQMATVLLVEDNEEFRFYLKDSLQAYYHIVEAANGKEGWQKALAIHPHLVVSDVSMPYMNGIELSHKIKSDKRTSYIPVILLTAINGEENQIMGLEAGANDYLTKPFNFEILNTKIKNLLLYNRSLKDTYSRQINVVGKEIEIESTDAKLLNNIVKYIDEKLNNPELSVEDLSRHVGMSRGSLYHKLLEMTGLTPIEYIRSVKLDRAAEFLEKSDYNVAQIAYMTGFGTPSYFSRLFKAKYNVLPSEYIHAKRKDTKIKPETTTV
- a CDS encoding sialate O-acetylesterase; protein product: MNRKLFGLPVVFLLLVLFKSPVFANIRLPQLVSDHMVLQRGIKLKIWGWATPGEKVNIAFNGTKMHTVTGPDGKWLINLPAMKAGGPYAMYIKGNNEIKLSDILIGDVWFCSGQSNMVLAMERLKEKYPEEVTHDNFPEIRNFFVPTKSDVTKEYDDLPPGKWTAATGQGILEFGGVTYFFAKQLYQKYRVPIGIINSSVGGVPIEAWMSADGFKDFPADLALIKNFRDTAYMNNLNRQVEKARGNFQRPVVEPDKGTSGPVKWTDPAYVPQNWHPFWLPGYWADQGVRGLNGILYFRKEIEVPASMTGVPAKLFLGRIIDADSTFVNGRFVGNITYQYPPRRYDVPAGLLEPGKNVIIVKVINTAGKGGFVPEKNYSLNANGQRLDLRGEWTYQVGQVQPRLSFDGFRNNNGPRPIIAQNAPTGLYNTMAAPAINFAIKGFIWYQGEANTSKPKEYAKLLPALIADWRNKWGEGNIPFLYAQLPNFMEADYSPEESDWAQLRQRQLEGLAVPNTGMAVTIDAGEWNDIHPVDKKDVGERLALWAQHLAYGTKEMVYSGPIYQSSKVEGNKMVLTFSNTGSGLVVKGGGDLYYFAIAGADKKYVWAKARIEGNKVIVWNDTIANPVSVRYAWADNPQGANLYNKEGLPASPFETDDN
- a CDS encoding RagB/SusD family nutrient uptake outer membrane protein yields the protein MKILNKNSFTIAAAIILTSVTGCKKLLVEQPRSGLYPDYFSTAGGVQAAVTGVYQDLRGAFSGEGLVYFYDGTDENIPGGSAGTNPPLYNSFKGITASNGPDITGLYIDINTLNGVFQNSALITDPTARTQFVAQAKFLRGFIYFWLVQTYGGVTATQKSGIPLHLTFNTQAASADAPAKLSDIYNAIIQDFTDAATGLPNTITSSNPFSAAGIGKSATAATAKAFLAKAYLTRGYTEAKQSTDFQQAADITAQLITNKATYGLDLWQDYWDEHKPANDYGKENLFAIDYGISDPLYSNYTQQGSGGYGINQLYVLARFNYVGPGVDNVPGVDAVPQKMGGSAGMVRDVYNGRPYVRLAPNKPYTMDVAFADQIHDTRYDATFQTYWICTNPNVSAGLKSDRVTSKGKLIPTTSSIPPAGSPLSAAPGQAAYITPMDGDTAILMPSADVSMARRDAFKGLIVTPKQFNSVIFPTVKKFDDPKRTGILDFSSRPIILMRFSEVYLMNAEANYMLGNIPNAATSLNVIRQRAAYRTTDDANLTAKNQFYVTSATMGAANTANAAAMALTPAQLAQLAIPNNTTTPGTLCGMDLILDEYSREFYGDPRRWYDLVRTQQLVRRNKMYNAVGGPNVQDYHARWPIPQGLINAVLTGPAYPQNNGY